ACACAGGAATCGCTTCTTCCTGGTTGAGTGGTTTTTGCATCTGCTTCGACTGGACAGATACTAAAACGCGGGCATCTCCTTTGTTTTGTGCTGAGAATGAGAGCTCAAAGTTTAACGCCTGCTTCGCCGGTAATTCCTGAGCAGGTTCAAAGATGATGTAAGAGCCTGCCTGCTTGTAGCGAACTGGACCTTTGGCAGCGAGAAAGACCAGCTCATTGGGGATCTTGACGCGAAATTCCACATGGGTGGCAGAGGCGCTTCCCTGATTCACAAGCTGAATCTGCATCGCCATTTTTTCACCGACTTCAAGTGGCCCCTTTAACTCACTGGTTTCTACTTTCAGTAATGGCTGGCCAATGACTGTGACTTCTGACTGCAGGTTGGCCGAATATTTTGTGTTGTTGTCGGTGACGACCTGGACTGTGCTGATCAGTTTACCAACTTCAATGGGTTCCAGTTCAATCGTCAGAACGCGTTGCTCACTAGCTGCTAACTCCGAGATATCCCACTGGACGACGTTCCGGACCGTATCAAACTGCCCGTTGGCTGAGGCAGTGATGAACTTCATGCCGGGAGGGACTGATTCGAAGACGGAGATATTCTGAATTGGTCTTTCTGTGTTGTTTGCGATGGTGTTTTCGTAGACACCGGAACGCCCCAGATATCGGTTCTTCGGACCTTTGCGAGTTAATAAAAATTGTTCGCCGTTTCCAATGACCTTCAGCGGAACTTCAGTTTCAGCTTTAAGATTTCCGTCTCCCATTACACTGGAGATGTTTTTGCCGGCGCCGGGCTTGATTGCTTTAAGTTTCAATTGAACCTGTTTGGATCCGCCGGCAGGAATAATTCCAACGTTATATTCCAGATCATCGCCGCCAGGGTGAGTGAATTGTGGTGGGATGATGCTACGAATGTAAACGTTATTGGCATCGCCTGTGCCTGAATTGGTAATGGTATAATTGACGACGGTAATCTCGCCCGGTTTGACGGCTCCCGGCTGGTCCGATTGAATTGCCAGTTTAGGAGAAGTGATTTTTGTTTCAGAGGCGACTTCCGTGACAAAATTCACGGTTGCCACACTGCCGATTTGTCCGGCGGTTTCAGGAATGACCCGAATGGAAATTTTCTTTTCTGTACCAGGGCTCATTTCTCCCAGTCGCCAGATTATGCGATCTTTAATCTGTTCTGCACGAGGAATCGTACCGGTTAATTTCGCCCCTTTGGGGATACGATCTTCGACCACGACGTTCTGAGCAGATGTGGTGCCGCTGTTTTTGACGAGCACGTGATAAATAAATGGCTGTCCCAGTATAGCTTCGGGAGGAGCTACTTTCTGTATTGTCATCTTGGGAGATTGCGTCTTTTGCTGGGCTGTCAACTTTGCCGGCTCTTGGGGAACGGGTTGATTTCCCTCGACGAGATTCAATGGTTTTGGTTCCGCTGCAGGAGAAATCTGGATCGGCTGTGGTGTGGATGTATTCTGTGCTCTTGTTTTGCCTTCAATCGGAAAAAGCGGAGGTTCCTCGGGGGCAGGCTCTTTGCGTTTCTTTATTACAACGATATCTGAGGATTCTGACGAGGATGTCTCTTCTGGCTGGAGAGTTGTTTGCAGTGGCGCCGGACTGGGGTCTTTGGCAGTTGTCTGAGGTTCCTTCGAAAAGGGATTGGTTTGCTTTTCCTCGCTTTTCGCTGAATTTGATGGAGTACTTTCAGGCAACTTCAATTCGAGTACCGGAGCCGGTTCTACTTGTTCTGCAGCAGGCTCATTACCAAACGGGTTGAATTCTGGTTCGACTTTCGGGGCTGGTAATTGAGCGGGCGAAGTCGCAAGCGGCTTCGCTTCAGGTGCTTCCTCGGACTTGGGAACTGTCATGAAGGGATTGGAGTCAACTTTGGGAGTCTCGGGGAGGCTTCCCTCTTTAATTTCAAATGGAGAGTCATCAGTCTCCAGTTTTGTGGCGGGAGACGTATTTCCCGAAAAAGGGTTCTCCTGGCTTTCCGGTTCCGTGTTACTCGTCATCGGTAATTCAGGTGTGGGAGACAAAGTTGGTTTTGCCGG
This window of the Gimesia fumaroli genome carries:
- a CDS encoding COG1361 family protein, whose product is MSNVAIKLIAVTGVVGLGVLMFLQAQKGIQSGNIENQMSQLDVLEPADSKSAGEQSEPSMPPEQTEPQAGEIVIPRDKVPTELSELAAKNATPIKSKSEVPFAPNATSASSKIKLTAATEKSALDHLDKNEFEPEDKNAFNAPAKGLDFRESPALKTPDFDENPFAESAQPAATEKQKEAMAAPLESDFKAGPQFGLDNNFENTPASDDTKTTIPPRESISNAPTPASPFEQETAPAKPTLSPTPELPMTSNTEPESQENPFSGNTSPATKLETDDSPFEIKEGSLPETPKVDSNPFMTVPKSEEAPEAKPLATSPAQLPAPKVEPEFNPFGNEPAAEQVEPAPVLELKLPESTPSNSAKSEEKQTNPFSKEPQTTAKDPSPAPLQTTLQPEETSSSESSDIVVIKKRKEPAPEEPPLFPIEGKTRAQNTSTPQPIQISPAAEPKPLNLVEGNQPVPQEPAKLTAQQKTQSPKMTIQKVAPPEAILGQPFIYHVLVKNSGTTSAQNVVVEDRIPKGAKLTGTIPRAEQIKDRIIWRLGEMSPGTEKKISIRVIPETAGQIGSVATVNFVTEVASETKITSPKLAIQSDQPGAVKPGEITVVNYTITNSGTGDANNVYIRSIIPPQFTHPGGDDLEYNVGIIPAGGSKQVQLKLKAIKPGAGKNISSVMGDGNLKAETEVPLKVIGNGEQFLLTRKGPKNRYLGRSGVYENTIANNTERPIQNISVFESVPPGMKFITASANGQFDTVRNVVQWDISELAASEQRVLTIELEPIEVGKLISTVQVVTDNNTKYSANLQSEVTVIGQPLLKVETSELKGPLEVGEKMAMQIQLVNQGSASATHVEFRVKIPNELVFLAAKGPVRYKQAGSYIIFEPAQELPAKQALNFELSFSAQNKGDARVLVSVQSKQMQKPLNQEEAIPVLEKLQ